The nucleotide sequence TTAATATGATACATAAAACCGCAATTACACTCTGATGTCAACGTTAAGCGATGAAAATAAAACAAATAATTACAATTCTTTAAGAATTGACTTGCATAGTCATACGACATGTTCGGATGGTCATTTGTCGCCGCAAGAGTTAGTGAGTCGTGCGGAAAACTATCAAATCGAACAATTTGCTATTACCGATCACGATACCGTTGATGCTTTTTCAATTGCCCAACAACATATCGACGAGCAAAATTTTAAACTGAGATTAATTTCAGGTATTGAAATTTCAACCATGTGGGAAAATTTCGAAATACATATTGTTGGTTTGAATATTGATACTGAGCACCCAGCCTTAACGACGCTAATTGAACAGCAACAAAATGCCCGAGAACAGCGGGCGCAATTGATGGCCGAAAAACTCACTAAAGCCGGTTTTGAAAACTGCTATGAAGATGCGAAATTGTTAGCTCATCAAGGCACAATCACCAGAGCTCACTTTGCGCGGGTATTGCACAACCGCGGCGTGGTTAGCACCATGCAAAAAGCGTTTGATAAGTATATCGGCAAGGGTAAACGTGCATATGTAAAACCACAATGGTGTTCAATAGAACAAGCAATTTTGGTCATTCATCAAGCTGGTGGTAAGTCAGTGATTGCCCACCCGATGAAGTATGATTTATCGAACAAATGGTTGCGCCGTTTAATTGTTGATTTTAGCGATGCTGGCGGTGATGCGATGGAGGTTGCGTCACCACAAATGAATGAGCAACAACGTTTGTTTTTGCGACAATTGTTAGTCGAGTATCAATTACAAGGCTCGGTTGGATCAGATTTTCACTTTCCGTCAAGGTGGAGTGACTTAGGCAAGAATTTAACGCTACCAGACGATGTCGACGTTGTTTGGCAACATTGGCAATAAGGAGTTGTTACCATGAGTCAGTTTTTTTATATGCATCCGGACAATCCACAGGCAAGGCTGATAAAGCAGGCAGTAGAGATCGTGCATAGAGGTGGTGTAATCGTTTATCCAACGGATTCTGGTTATGCATTAGGGTGTCATATTGGCGACAAAAAAGCGTTAGAGCGCATTTGTCGTATTAGGGACATTGATAGAGAGCATAACTTTACTTTGGTCTGTCGAGACTTGAGTGAATTGTCTGAATATGCTCGTGTTGATAACGCCTATTTTCGCCTGCTAAAAAACAATACACCGGGCGCTTACACCTTTATTTTTAAAGGCACCAAAGAAGTACCAAAGCGGTTATTAAATAGCAAACGTAAAACCATAGGTATTCGAATTCCGGAAAATAATATTGCTATGGCGTTGTTAGAAGCGCTCGGTGAACCGTTAATGTCGACAACATTAATTTTACCTGGCAATGACAGTGCCGAGTTTGATCCTGAAGAAATAAGAGATAACCTGGAACATCAAGTAGATTTAATTCTCAATGGCGGCTACCTCGGCGAAAAGCCTACTACCGTTGTGGATTTCACCGACGATTATCCACAAGTGATACGTACCGGAGAGGGCGATCCTGAACCATTTAATTAATAGCGTGAATAATGGCAGAGACTAATCATACAGCGATGGAAGAAAACAAAGCAGTTGCTAAAAACGCATTAGCCAATAGTGGTGAAATGGTGCAGCAAGTGCTGCCATTAGCATTGGTTCACGGTGAAGCCGTTGTTGAAAAGCCACAAGATCTTTTTATACCACCTGATGCGCTAGAAGTAATTCTTGAAGCGTTCGAAGGACCGCTTGATTTATTACTCTACCTTATTCGCAAACAAAAATTTGATATCGTTGAATTGCCAATCGCCGAAATTACCCGCCAATACATGGTATATGTCGATGTAATGAAAGACTTAAAATTAGAACTTGCCGCTGAGTACCTAGTAATGGCTGCGATTCTAGCGGAAATTAAATCTCGATTATTGTTGCCAAAAACCGATGTCGAAGATGACGAAAGTGATCCTCGAGCCGAGCTAATCAGACGTCTTCAAGAATATGAAGTCATTAAAAATGCGGCTGAAAATCTCGACGAAATACCTCGCTTAGAACGAGATAATTTCGAGTTAACGGTGCAATTGCCAGAAAGTTACAAGCCTAAATTCGTCTCAGCTGATGTTGACCTACAAGAGTTAGTCTTTGCTTTACAGGGCGTATTAAAAAGAGTTGAAGCGTTTGAACACCATCATATTCAGCGAGAAAACTTGTCAACTCGTGAACGTATGACTCAGATATTATCTAAACTAAAATCGAAACAATATTTTGAGTTTAGTGAACTGTTTTCGGTAGAAGAAGGGCGTTCAGGTGTTGTCGTGACATTTTTAGCGATTCTTGAATTACTGAAAGAGTCGTTAATTGAATGTGTGCAAGCGCAAGTGTTTGGTCAAATTCAGCTAAAATTAAAAGAGCACTAAAGTAGTCATAACCAAAGTACTAGTAATAACAAAAATAAAAAGCAAAATTAACGATGAAAAAATTACCCGAAAATGAATTACAAAACTTAATTGAGGCGATGTTATTAGTGTCAGTAACGCCGCTATCAGTAAAATATTTACATCAAACATTATCGGAAGAAGTTAAAATATCGAAAAAAGCGGTGATAAACATTTTACAACAGCTTAAAAATGATTATGATCAGCGCGGAATTGAATTAGTTGAAGTCGCGACAGGCTATCGTTTTCAGGCGAGAGACCAATATAGCGACTATATAGCCTTGTTATTTAAAGAAAAAGCACCAAGATATTCACGTGCTTTACTGGAAACATTGTCACTTATCGCCTATCGTCAACCTATTACTCGTGGCGAAATTGAAGATATTCGAGGCGTTGCGGTAAGTAGCTATATAATTAAAACATTACAGGAAAGAGATTGGATCTGCGTTGTCGGCCATAAAGAAGTACCGGGTAAGCCGGCGCTGTTTGCCACAACCAAAGCATTTCTTGATTACTTTTCTCTGAAATCTCTGGCACAGCTCCCTGAGCTCATGTCAGTAAATGAGCTCGACATCGACAACGATGTTGAGCAAGCATCACTTGCCGAGAAGGCAACGCAAAATTAAGAGATATTATGTCTGAAAAATTACAGAAAGTATTAGCTAGAGCAGGTAAAGGCTCACGACGCGAAATGGAAGGCGTTATCAGTCAAGGACGCGTAAGTGTTAATGGTAAGGTTGCTTATCTTGGTGATCGCGTTGAAGGTAACGAACAAATTCGCATTGATGGACATCAAGTTAAAATAGTTAACGTTGATGAACAACCTTGTCGCGTTTTGGTTTACAACAAACCTGAAGGCGAAATGTGTACTCGTAAAGATCCTGAAGGTAGACCAACCGTTTTTGACCGACTTCCACGTATCGAAGGTAGTCGTTGGGTTGCCGTTGGTCGTTTGGATATCAATACATCAGGTATGCTTATTTTCACCAATGATGGTGAATTAGCCAATCGCTTAATGCACCCATCTCACGAAGTTGAACGTGAATATGCCGTCCGTGTTTTCGGTGAAATTGATGAAGCGATGTTACAACGCCTTCGTCATGGCGTTAAGCTTGAAGACGGTATGGCCAAGTTCGACAAAATTACCT is from Thalassotalea crassostreae and encodes:
- the scpB gene encoding SMC-Scp complex subunit ScpB, whose translation is MKKLPENELQNLIEAMLLVSVTPLSVKYLHQTLSEEVKISKKAVINILQQLKNDYDQRGIELVEVATGYRFQARDQYSDYIALLFKEKAPRYSRALLETLSLIAYRQPITRGEIEDIRGVAVSSYIIKTLQERDWICVVGHKEVPGKPALFATTKAFLDYFSLKSLAQLPELMSVNELDIDNDVEQASLAEKATQN
- the rluB gene encoding 23S rRNA pseudouridine(2605) synthase RluB, which translates into the protein MSEKLQKVLARAGKGSRREMEGVISQGRVSVNGKVAYLGDRVEGNEQIRIDGHQVKIVNVDEQPCRVLVYNKPEGEMCTRKDPEGRPTVFDRLPRIEGSRWVAVGRLDINTSGMLIFTNDGELANRLMHPSHEVEREYAVRVFGEIDEAMLQRLRHGVKLEDGMAKFDKITYKGGEGRNHWFHVVLTEGRNREVRRLWESQDVLVSRLIRVRYGDMTMERRLPLGGWVELNLKDVNYYRKLVQLSAETQSKVKVDEKRIDNTKSRKIRNQVKKHQQRQGQSQQQQRQGQKQQRTRKRR
- a CDS encoding segregation and condensation protein A → MEENKAVAKNALANSGEMVQQVLPLALVHGEAVVEKPQDLFIPPDALEVILEAFEGPLDLLLYLIRKQKFDIVELPIAEITRQYMVYVDVMKDLKLELAAEYLVMAAILAEIKSRLLLPKTDVEDDESDPRAELIRRLQEYEVIKNAAENLDEIPRLERDNFELTVQLPESYKPKFVSADVDLQELVFALQGVLKRVEAFEHHHIQRENLSTRERMTQILSKLKSKQYFEFSELFSVEEGRSGVVVTFLAILELLKESLIECVQAQVFGQIQLKLKEH
- a CDS encoding L-threonylcarbamoyladenylate synthase, encoding MSQFFYMHPDNPQARLIKQAVEIVHRGGVIVYPTDSGYALGCHIGDKKALERICRIRDIDREHNFTLVCRDLSELSEYARVDNAYFRLLKNNTPGAYTFIFKGTKEVPKRLLNSKRKTIGIRIPENNIAMALLEALGEPLMSTTLILPGNDSAEFDPEEIRDNLEHQVDLILNGGYLGEKPTTVVDFTDDYPQVIRTGEGDPEPFN
- the rnm gene encoding RNase RNM; this translates as MSTLSDENKTNNYNSLRIDLHSHTTCSDGHLSPQELVSRAENYQIEQFAITDHDTVDAFSIAQQHIDEQNFKLRLISGIEISTMWENFEIHIVGLNIDTEHPALTTLIEQQQNAREQRAQLMAEKLTKAGFENCYEDAKLLAHQGTITRAHFARVLHNRGVVSTMQKAFDKYIGKGKRAYVKPQWCSIEQAILVIHQAGGKSVIAHPMKYDLSNKWLRRLIVDFSDAGGDAMEVASPQMNEQQRLFLRQLLVEYQLQGSVGSDFHFPSRWSDLGKNLTLPDDVDVVWQHWQ